The segment TACTGGATGGTCGAGCGGGACGCCGCGCAAACCGTGACGCTGCATGTGCTCGGCTCAGACGGCGTCTATGCGGTCGCCGCCAAGATGCCGCTTGCCTGGCTGCTGCAGACCGCACCGGCCGACCACCACATCGGCGCCTGATCGGTCAGGTGAGGCCCTCGCCCACCCGCAGGCGGCCGGGTTGCAGGACCTCGGCGTAGACGCCGAAGCAGGCGGCCCGGCCCAGGCCCGGCAGGGTGAGCCGGTGGTGCCGCGCCAGGGTGCCCAGCAGGTCGCGGTCGACCAGCTGGTCCGGATCGGCGATGCCGGGGACCGCGCAGCGCGGCGTCGGCGAGATGACCCGCAGCACCGCCTCGCCTAGCCGCAGCTCCGTGCCGGGCGCCGGGTCGGCCGGCGCGTCGAACACGATGTTCGGGCGGAAGCGGGCCGCCGGCACCGACGGCCGGCCCAGGCTGGCAGCCAGCGCGGCCAGCGCGCCCGTCGTGACGATGTGCACGTCAGCAAAGTCCAGGAAGCGCTTGCCGGCGGAGAGGTCCGTCACCGTCTCCTGGCCTGCGCCGACGCCGGCCATCCACTCCGGGACCATGCCGTCCTCGTCCGGCAGCTGCCGGTGCAGCCGCGCGTTCGGCGGCACCTCCCGGCTCAGCCGTACCGGGCGGCCGAGAAGATCGCTGAGCGCGAGGTCGGCATCGGCGCTGCCGGCCAGCACGTCTCTGCCCTGTACGCGCAATGTCAGCGCAGACCCCAGCGAGGTGCCGACCCCGAGCAGCCGCCCCCACCGCCGCGGGTGTTTGGCGCTGCCGACCGTCCCGTCCGCGTCGTCGAGGCACGCCCAGGTGCGGTCGCCGCGCAGGCCGCCGGTTTCGACGACGGCCTCCGGCAGGCTCTCGCCCTGGGCGCTCTTCAGCGGGTACCGGTACAGCGCGGCAACGCTCACGCAGGCTCCGCGGGCAGGCTGTCCATGAACGAGCTGACCGAGAAGACCGCGTTGCCGGGCCCGGGCGGGCCGTATCCGGGCGGGCTGGACAGGCCGTACTCGTCCATCGTCGCCCTATACGCCTGGAGCAGCCGGATGTGGTACTCCAGCGGCGCGCCGTTCGGGTTGGTCTTGCCGAGCGGGGTGGTCGGCTCCGGGCACCACGTGGTGAACCGCGGGGTGATGCCGCGCGACATGAAGTAGTGCAAACCTTCGGTGGTCGAGTCGATGGCCTCGTCGACCGTGGTGAACCCGAACGGCTCGGCCATCTCGATGCCGGCCACGAAGTTCGGGATCACGTTGCGCGGCCCGAAGATCTCGGCGGAGTCGAGGATGCGGCGGTGCCACTCCTCCCGGCCCACATAACGCTCTTTACCGGGGCAGTACAGCTCGAACAGCCGCTTGTCCCACACCTCATAGTTCGGGTGATAGATCTGGATCCCGTAGTCCTTGAAGCGCTGCACGTCGGCCTTGGGCAGCGCCTGCGCCACCACCTTGCCGATCCAGCGGCCGGGGAACGCCTCCTCGATCGCCTGCGCGTACTGACCGTAGAAGTCGGCCTCCGCCTTGCCGCCGACCTGCGAGGTGACACTGCCGCCGGTCAGGGTGTAAGCCGTGGACGTACGCAGCGTGTCGTGCTTGTCGATGATCGCCAGTGCTTCCAGGACCTCGTCCACCGGCTTGACCCCGGTGTACGGCCGCCCGGCCGCCTTGTGCTGGCGCCAGTTGTGGTTGATGTCGCAGTACTGGCACTCCTCCTTGGCGCCGAAGTACTGACACACCCGGAAGACGGTCAGATAGACGAGGTAGCCCCACTGGATGGTCGGGGCGACCTCCATCACCTGCTTGCCGTTGGCGAGCGTGTGCCGGTAGTAGTCCGGCATCGGCGGCAGGCCGACCTCGGCTATCGCCCGGCCGTCGAGGAAGAGCATCAGCCGCCCGTCCGCGTCGGGCTTCACCCGGTACGGCGAGTCGGGGTTGGTGCGCACCGAGACGACCGTGCGGCGCAGATCGTACGGCCCGCCGGTGAGCACGATCTCCTCCGGCGGCCGGCGCAGCGCCGCCTCGCCGAGCTCCGGCAGCGTCCGGTGGTCGAACGAAAAGATGAAGTACGACTTGGGCTTGACCTCACCGTTCTCGTTGTCGGTCAGCGCCGACTCGTCGAAGGCGAGACCTCCGCGCAGCAGATCTTCCTTGATCACCGCCTCGCGCGGCACATGCGGAAAGCGGGCCATCAGGTCTTCAACGAGATCGGTACGCCGTTCCATGCGTCCTCCTGTCAGCTGCTCGCCGGGTTCGCCGGTCAATGGTGCGTCACCCCATCCCATGCCATCACATCCACACCTCGCCACGGGGGCGGCGGAATGGAGACGTTCACGACAGCGGGGCGTCGGCCGAGATCATATGGATCACCTCGGGCGGCGTCGCCGACAGCTCCCTCACCCGCCGGTCCAGCTCCTCGTCCGCGCCGGTCAGCCGGCCGCCGTGCTGGCGCAGATGTTCACCCCAGCTGGGCACCACGTACAGCTCGATCATCTGCTCCGGCGTCTCCCCGGCCCGGAAGACCCCCCACTGCACCGCGCCGGTGCGCATCCGGGAGCGGCGCAGCGCGGCCGTCGCGGCCAGGAACTCGGCCTCCCGCTCGGGCGGCACGGTGTAGGTCACCTGGACCACCACCGGGCCGGCGTCCGCGGCCGGCTGGTGGGCCAGGTGCGGTTCCGGCCAGGGGGTGGCCGGGTCGCGGTTGAGGTGGCGGCTGGTCAGCAGCGGGGCGATCGGCAGGGTGGCGGCGCCGAGCGCGGTGAGCGCCGCGGCGATCAGGAACGCCGGGACCAGGCCGATCCGGTCGGCGGCCACACCCCAGGCCAGCGAGCCGATTGCCTGCCCGCCGAAGAAGACGGTCTGGTAGGTGGCCAGGCCGCGGGCGCGTACCCAATGCGGCAGCAGCAGTTGCACCTCGGCGTTGAGGTTGGACTGCACGGCCATCCAGGCGGCGCCGGCCGGGATCAGGGCGAGCACCGCGATCAGCGGGCTGCGGACCACCGCGAGGATCGCCAGGACCAGCGCGTACGTGACGCTGGCCGCGGCCAGCATCGCGGTGCCGGAGAGCGCGGCACGGATTCGCGGCATCACGAACGCGGCCAGGACCGCGCCGGCGCCGAGGGCGGCGAGCAGTAGGCCGTACCCCGAAGCGCCGAGACCCAGCCGGCGGCTGGCCAGCAGCGGAAGCAGCGCCCACAGCGCCATCGCCGGCGCGACGAACAGGATGCTGCGCAGCAGCAGCCGGCGCATGATCGGCGAGTACCGGACGTATCGTCCGCCGGCGCGCAGCGCGGCGACGAACGGCTCCGGGCCGGCGCCCTCCTCCTTCGGGTCGCGCCGCCACAGCAGCAGCACGATCGCGAAGATCAGGAAGGTGGCCGCGTTGATGCCGAAGACCGCGGCCGGCCCGGCCTGCGCGACCAGCACGCCGGCGATCGCCGGGCCGACGGCCCGGGCCAGGTTGATGCTGATGGCGCCGAGCGAGGCCGCGGAGGGGATCAACGGACGGGGTACGAGCTCCGGGATCACCGCCTGGTAGGTCGGGGTGGTCATCGCCATCCCGCAGCCCAGCGCGAAGGTCAGGGTGAGCAGCAGCGGCGGGGTCATCTCGCCGGCCAGGGTGAGCGCGGTCAGCGCGACCCCGACCGCGAGCTGGAACATCTGCACGCCGATCAGCAGCCGGCGCCGGTCGAACGAGTCGGCCAGCACACCGGCGGGCAGGGCCAGCAGCAGGACCGGCAGGGTGCCGGCGGTCTGCACCAGCGACACCAGCGTGCCCGCGTTCTCCTCGTCGAGCAGCAGCCACTGCGCGCCGACGGTCTGCATCCAGGTGCCGACCTGGCTGCCGAAAACGGCCAGCCACAGCATCCGGAAGACACCGATGCGCAGTGGCGCCCAGGTGGAGGAGTCGGGGGCGGTGGTGGTCGCGGTCATCCCGTCCGGGTGCCCGGATCCGCAATCCGTATGCCTGATCGGCGTTCAACGGGGTAGCCAGCGGGTCCGCGAACACACTGGGCAGGAGCAACGATGAGGATCTGGCCGGGCAACCCGTACCCGCTGGGGGCCACCTACGACGGCGGCGGTACGAACTTCGCCCTCTTCTCCGAGGTGGCCGAACGGGTCGAGTTGTGCCTGTTCGGCGACGACGGCACCGAGACCTGCATCGACCTGCCGGAGCGGGAGGCGTTCGTCTGGCACGGCTACCTGCCGCGGGTCGTGCCGGGCCAGCGGTACGGCTACCGGGTGCACGGCCCCTACGACCCGTCCCAGGGCTTGCGGTGCAACCCCGGGAAGTTGCTGCTGGACCCATACGCGAAGGCGATCGACGGCGACTACGAGTGGGACGAGGCGCTGTTCTCCTACCGGTTCGGGCACCCGGACTCGTACAACGACGCCGACTCGGAGCCGTACGCGCCGAAGTCGGTCGTGGTGAACCCGTTCTTCGACTGGGGCAACGACCGGCCGCTGAAGGTCCCGTTCCACCAGACCGTCATCTACGAGACCCACGTCAAGGGGATGACGATCCAGCATCCCGACATCCCCGCGGACGTGCGCGGCACCTACTCCGGGCTCGCCCACCCCGTGATGACCAACTATCTGAAGCAGCTCGGCGTCACCGCGGTCGAGTTGATGCCGGTCCACCAGTTCGTGCACGACAGCGGCCTGATCGAGAAGGGCCTGAGCAACTACTGGGGTTACAACACGATCGGGTTCTTCGCGCCGCACAACGGCTACTCGTCATTCGCCGGCGGTGGCGGGCAGGTGCAGGAGTTCAAGGCGATGGTGAAGGCGCTGCACCAGGCCGGCATCGAGGTGATCCTGGACGTCGTCTACAACCACACCGCCGAAGGCAACCACCTGGGCCCGACCCTGTCGTTCCGCGGCATCGACAACCCCGCCTACTACCGCCTGGTCGATGGCGATAAATCCTTCTATTACGACACGACGGGCACCGGCAACAGCCTCAACGTGCGCCACCACGAGTCACTGCGGCTGATCATGGACTCGCTGCGCTACTGGGTGACCGAGATGCACGTCGACGGCTTCCGCTTCGACCTGGCCTCCGCCCTGGCCCGCGAGTTCCACGAGGTCGACCGGCTCGCCGCCTTCTTCGACCTGGTCAACCAGGACCCGGTCGTCTCCCAGGTCAAACTGATCGCCGAACCGTGGGACGTCGGCGACGGCGGCTACCAGGTCGGCGGCTTCCCACCCAACTGGACCGAGTGGAACGGGCGCTACCGCGACTCGGTGCGCGACTTCTGGCGCGGCGAGCCGTCCAGCCTCGGCGAATTCGCCTCCCGGTTCACCGGCAGCTCCGACCTCTACGAGATCGACGGCCGGCGGCCGAGCGCGTCGATCAACTTCGTCACCGCGCACGACGGTTTCACGATGCACGACCTGGTGTCGTACAACGAGAAGCACAACGACGCGAACGGCGAGGGCAACCGCGACGGCGAGAGCCACAACCGCTCGTGGAACTGCGGCGCCGAGGGACCCACCGACGACCGGGGGATCGTCACGCTGCGCGAGCGGCAGAAGCGCAACTTCCTGGCCACCCTGCTGCTCAGCCAGGGCGTCCCGATGATCGTGCACGGCGACGAGCTGGGCCGTACCCAGCAGGGCAACAACAACGTGTACGCCCAGGACAACGAACTGAGCTGGATCAACTGGCGCGACGCCCGCCACCACGACGTGCTCACCGTGTTCACCCGGAGCCTGACCCGGCTGCGCGCCGAGCACCCGATCTTCCGCCGCCGCCGGTTCTTCACCGGCGACCCGGCCGGTGACGCCAAGCTGCCCGGCATCGCCTGGCTGCGCCGCGACGGCGAACCGATGACCGAGCCCGACTGGCGCGACGACGCCGCCCACACCATCATCGTGTTCCTCAACGGGGAGGGCATCCCGGAGACCGACGCGCTCGGCGAGCAGATCCTCGACGACTCGTTCCTGCTGCTGTTCAACCCGTCCCACGAGCAGGCCGAGTTCGTTCTGCCCGAGCCGGCGTACGGCCAGGCCTGGGAGGCCGTGGTGGACACCGCCGATCCGCTGCTGGCCAACTGGGCGGACGCCAGCGTCAAGGCACAGGAGAGCCTGACGCTGGACGCCCACAGCCTGCTCGTGCTCCGGCGGCGCTACTGACCCGGGTCAGCGCGACGGGCGCAGGGTGACCGGCGGGTGGTAGCGGGTGAACGCCGGCGCCATCACCGCCGACTCCATGCTGCCCAGGTCCAGCACCCGCTGGTAGAGCGGATCGAACCGGCCTGCTGCCGCGTCCAGCCGGGACGGGCGCAGGTCCGGCCACCGCCCGGTGTCCAGCTTCGTCAGCAGCGCCTGCAGGGCGGTGATCTCCTCAGCGGCGCTGAACGAGCAGTGACCGCCCCGGTTCACCCATAGTTGGCGCAGGTCAGCGGGGTTGTGGACCTGCTCGGCGTACCACCGCTCCTGATCCGGCGGCGCCCCGCCGTCGCCGGTGGTGTGCAGCGACAGCACCGGCGCCGGCGTGCGTCCCGTCGCCACGCCATAACGCAGCAGGTAGCGCACGGCGTCGCGCTGCGGCACGATCCGCGGCGCGGCCGCCAGCGCGGCCAGGTCGGCATGCAGATTCAAACCCGCCTTCCGGTACGCCCGGAGCACGGTTTCCCGCTGGTCGGAGCGCTGCAGCTGCCGGGCGTAGTCGACGCCGGCATTGCCCAGCGGATTGCCCCCGGCGACCCGCTCGATGTCGGCGAACGCGGTCGGCCCGTTGCCCCAGATCTTCGCCCAGGTGATCCACTCGGTCTGCTGCTGGATCCACCCGGTCAGGTCGGCCGGCGCCGGTTCGAGCGACTTGTACCAGCCGGTGACGTTGCCGAACGCCGCGGCGAGCGCCAGCCGGGCCTGCCCCTGCGGAGTGGTCCGTGCCTGGCCGACCGCCGCGACCAGGGCCTCCCGGCTGGCTACCGGATCATCGGCGGGCACCAGGTCGATGTCCTGACCGGGCGCGAGCAGCGTCCGGACCGTGAAGTTGATGTCCAGCGCGGTGTTGAAGGTGTTCAACGGGTCGTAGACACCGCACATGGTGAGCACCCCGTCGAACCGGCGCGGATTCCGCTCGGCCAGCAGGGTCGCGATCGTCGTGCCGAGCGACTGCCCGGTCGCCACGGTGCGCTCCGGGCGGCCCACCTCGGCTTCGAACCAGTCCAGCAGCGCGAGCTGGTCGCGCATGGCCGGCTCGACGAGATAGCCGATGCCGCCGTTGCGGTACTCCGACGCCGCCAGCGCGAAACCGTGCTCGAGCAGCCACTGCTCGCTCTCCGCGGCGTTGGTCACGAAGATCTGCGGAAAACCGAAGTCCGCCGGCATGTAGCCGTGGCTGTAGAGCAGCAGCGTCCCGTTCCAGCCCTGCGGAACCTCGACGCGGTAGTCGGCGCCGTCGATCGTCCCGGTGTAGGACCGCCGCCCGTCGTCGCGTGGCGCCGCTGACGCGGCGGTCACCGGCGCCGCCACCAGCAGCAGAGCCGCCACCAGCGCGGTGAACAACTTTCGCATGCTTCCTCCGATCCAAAGGTGTCGATTACCTCTAGGACCGGCCGGGGCGGCGCAACTAATCGGTGTAGACCTGGATGCCCGGTAGTGTGGCGGCCAGCTCGGCCGGCGACTCGCCGGTCAGCGCGTTGGTGATCCACAGGACCAGCACCGGGGAGCCGGCGAGCCCGGCGAACGGCGCCAGCGAGCGCGGCTCGTCGACGGTCAGCACCTGAACCGAGGAGGCGGCGATCGCGGCGAGGTCGGCCTCGGTCGGCTCGCCGGTGATCGACAGGCGGTGTACCTGCGGAAACCGGTCGAGGCCGGTCAGTTGCCGGTCGTCGGCCCGGTTGGTGATCTTCAGGGCCCGGATCGGCAGGTCGGCGGGCAGCGCGTGCAGGCCGTCGCGCAGGTCCGGATGCCGGATCGAGAGCACCCGCAGCTGCGGGGCCCGCAGGGTGGACAGGTCGGCCGGGGTCTGGAACAGCGACAGGTCCGCCACCGTGGTGCCGGCCAGGCCGGACAGGTCCCGCAGGGCGCTGCACCGGATCAGCGACAGCGCCCGCACCGACCGGCAGCGCGCCAGCGGGGACAGGTCGCGGACCACGTCGTTCTGCATCAGCTTGAGCCGGCGCAGCGACGGGATCGCGGCGAGCGGGTTCAGCGGCATGACGTCGCCGCGGACCGCCACCGACGTCAGGCGGTTCAGGTACATCAGGTCGCGGACCTCGCGCCAGCCGTTGCGGTCCAGGTACAGGTCGCCGAAGTCGACGTCGGCGAGGACCTCCCGGGCGTACTCGGCCGGGTCGTCGGACTCGCGCCAGGCCCGCAGCAGCTCCTCGACGACCCGCTGCTGCGGCACGTCGGTGAACCGTTTGATCAGCTCCCAGGCGCCCGGCCCGCCGATCAGCGCGGCCGCCCGGATCACCGCGGCGGCCTGGTCCTCGGTGAGCCCGTCCGGCCCGGGCAGCAGCTCCAGCACGAACGAGCCGGCGCGGGCCAGCAGCTCGGCCTCGTCCGGCCCGGACGGCGGGATCAGCCGCTGGGCCGCCTGGTGCACCTGCTCGCGGACGTCGTCGGTGTTGGTGACCACCACGTGTTCCAGGCAGGCGGCGGCGATCAGGTGCAGCCGGTCGCGGATCCGCGGGTCCCGGTTGCCGCGGGCGATCAGGTCGGACAGGATCCGGTCCCGTTCCCGGCGGGACGCGTACGCCACCGCCATCACCACCACGTCGTACCACTCGCTGTGGTGGGCGTTGCTCAACAGGTAGTCGAAGTCGCCGACGTCGGCGATCTCGCGCCCGGCCAGATAGTCGCGGAACGTACGGTGCAGGAACTGCACCTGGTCGTCGTCGGGCTCGCGCAGCACGCCGGTGCGCTCCAGGATCCAGCGCAGCACCTGCTCGGGTTCGGCGTCGTGCGAGCGCAGGCCGCGCATGTGCCCGGCGATCCGCCGGACCGCCTCCTCGGTGCTGATCAGCAGGTTCTGGTTGCGCACGTACGAGTACGCCAGCCGCTGCAACAGCACCAGCTGCTCGGGTTTCTCCAGCGACAGCGCCCAGCCCAGGTGCGGCTGCTTCTGCTCGTCCCACCCCTCCAGCAGCAGGTCGAGCGCGGCCTCGTAGATGCCCTTGCGGTCGTGCGGCAATCGAAGGTACGGCTTCTGGGCAAGCGCACAGATCAGCCCGCACAGCAGCGGGCTGCCGGCGAGCCGGCGCAGCTCGGTGTTGCTCTCCAGGACGGCGCTCAGCTGCTCCCGGGTCTCCTCGAGCCGGCGGCGCGAGTCGTGGTCGGTGGCGTTACGCCGGCCGGCCGCGTCGTGCCAGGACTCCAGGAACTCGCCGATCCCGCGCCGGCTCATCGGCAGCAGGTCGTAGGTGACGAACTCGTACTCGGCCAGCCAGGCGGTCTCCACCGCGAACGGCCGGGTGGTCACCACGTACCGGGCGTCCGGGAAGGCGTCGGCCAGCTCGCTCAGCCAGGTGCGCACCTCGGCCCGCCGGTCGGCCGGCACCTCGTCCACCCCGTCCACCAGCACCAGCGCCCGCCCGGACCGCAGCAGCGCGTTGCCCCAGGCCAGCGGCATCTCGTTGGCGAGCACGTCGTCGGCGGCCAGCACCATCCGGTCCGGCTCGGGCAGTTTGCGGCCCAGGAAGCGGCGCAGCGGCAGGAACAGCGGGACGAAACGGCGCGGACCGTCGCGCCGCGCCTCGGTCACCGCCAGCCAGCGCAGCAGCGTCGTCTTGCCGGCGCCCGCCCCGCCGCGCAGCAGCAGCCGCCGGTCGTCGGCGAGCGCGTCGCCGACCGCGATGCCGGAGCCGGTGTAGTCCCGGTCGTTCCCGTCGACCCGGGCGACCTTCATGTCCACGTACGCCTCGGTCAGCGGGTATTTCTCCGCCTCCCGGCCCATCGCCAGGCCGAACAGCTCGATCCCGTCCAGCCGGCGCAGCAGCTGGGCCACGTAGCGGTCCTCGAAGACCGCGGCCTCGTCCTGCCGCTCCCGGCGCAGCTGCTCCGGCAGGCCGCTGATCCCCTGCCGCACCACGGCCACCTGACCGTGCAGATCCTCGACCCGGTCCCGAGTCTGCTCCCCCACCGCGGCCAGCCACGGCAGCTGCTGGCGCAGGTAGTCGACCAGCTCGGTGCTGACCTGGGCGAGCATCCGCCTGTACGCCACCAGCCCGGCGTCGTCGAACCCGGCGCGGGCGACCACCGGTGCCGCCTCCCGCTCGATGAACTGCTGAAGCTCGTCGAGGCGAAGGGTGCCGGCGAACGCCTCCCGCTCGATCGCCGGCGCGGCGGTCTGCAACGAGTCCCGCACCGTCAGCACGGCCGCCTGCCAGTCGTTCTCGGGCAGGGCGCGCAGCTCGTGCTCGCGCAGCCCGGCGAGGCTCTCCGCGGCGCCGCTCGCCATCGACCTGTGCTCACGGTCGGCGCGCCGCCGCTCGATCCCGCGCCGCTTGAACAGGGCGTCGATCGCCCGGCCCGCCAGATGCTCGACTGCGACCGCGACAGCGCCCAGCAGGAAATCCACGGCCGTTGTTCCCCCATCGACGTCCGGCAGCTCGATCCTACGTGGACCCCGCATCCGCCGGGCATACTGACCGCCGCGCTGCGGGATTGGTGGGACGCCGCGTCGCAGCAGCCACGGCCCGGAAGGACCGCGATGGCGCAGGGATGAACCGCGCCCCCGGCGCGGCCTGGACCTTCGTTGCGGACGGTGAGCCGGCGCCGGCCCGCCTCGGCGGCGCCGGTGTGCTGTCGCGCGTCTTCGCCCTCACCCGGTCGGCGTTCGCGCCGGAGAGTGAGTTCGACCGGCGCCGGCTGCGGCGCCTCGCCGACGATCTGATCCGCTGGGTGGAACGCCCCGGCCCGGTAGGAGACCGGCCAGCGCCGCTGCGGTCATCGCGATCAACAGCGCCCAGGGCGCGGCGAACCCACCGGTCACGTCGCGCAGCGCGCCCAGCACCGGCGGCACGATCACGATGGCGGCCTGGTTGACGGCCATCACCAGGCCCAGCACGAACCCGGTCCGGCCCGGCGGCGCCGCCTCGGTGACTTGGGCGATCCACGGGCCGATCCAGCCGATGCCGAAGAAGCCGAGCCAGACGAAGACCAGCGACGCCGTCACCGGGATCCGGCCGGCAGGGGTGACGAGCAGCGCGAGCCCGGCGACGATCGCCAGCATGCTGACCGTGACGACGCTTTGCCGGGACCGGGTGCGGTCGCTGCACGCGGCCAGCACGATCCGGCCGGTCATACCCGCGATCTGCACTCCGACCAGCACCGACGCTGCCGCACCGGCCGTCATTCCCGCCACCTCGTGCAGGTGCAGGACCGTCAGCAGCCCGATGCCGCAGTGCACCGAGACCAGGCTGATCCCGCACAGCGTCGCCCGGATCAGCGCCGGGCTGCGCACCACCCCTCTGTTCTGCGGCGCGGCGGTCAGCGGCGCCGGCGGCCGGCGATGGAACAGCAGGAAAGCGGCCGCGCCGAGCAACGCGATCACCCCACCGAACGCGCACGCCGCCCGCCACCCGTGGGCGACTGCCAGCGGCGGCAGCACCGCCGAGGCGAGCGCAGCTCCGAACGGCAGCCCCGCCTGCCGGATCCCCATCGCGGTGCCGCGCCGCGACGCATCGAACCAGGACGCCACCGACTTGCTGCCGCCCGGTTGCACCGTGCTGTACCCCGCGCCCACCACGAACAGCACCGCCAGCAACGCCGCGTATCCGGGTGCCCACGCCCCGGCGAGCAGCGCGGCGCCGACCACGGCTGCGCCGGCCCCGACCACCCAGCGCTCGTCGAACCGGTCCAGCAACGCCCCGGCGACCAGCAGGCCGAGCAGCGGCGCCAGCTGGGCAGCCGACATCAGCAGCC is part of the Actinoplanes sp. NBC_00393 genome and harbors:
- the glgX gene encoding glycogen debranching protein GlgX encodes the protein MRIWPGNPYPLGATYDGGGTNFALFSEVAERVELCLFGDDGTETCIDLPEREAFVWHGYLPRVVPGQRYGYRVHGPYDPSQGLRCNPGKLLLDPYAKAIDGDYEWDEALFSYRFGHPDSYNDADSEPYAPKSVVVNPFFDWGNDRPLKVPFHQTVIYETHVKGMTIQHPDIPADVRGTYSGLAHPVMTNYLKQLGVTAVELMPVHQFVHDSGLIEKGLSNYWGYNTIGFFAPHNGYSSFAGGGGQVQEFKAMVKALHQAGIEVILDVVYNHTAEGNHLGPTLSFRGIDNPAYYRLVDGDKSFYYDTTGTGNSLNVRHHESLRLIMDSLRYWVTEMHVDGFRFDLASALAREFHEVDRLAAFFDLVNQDPVVSQVKLIAEPWDVGDGGYQVGGFPPNWTEWNGRYRDSVRDFWRGEPSSLGEFASRFTGSSDLYEIDGRRPSASINFVTAHDGFTMHDLVSYNEKHNDANGEGNRDGESHNRSWNCGAEGPTDDRGIVTLRERQKRNFLATLLLSQGVPMIVHGDELGRTQQGNNNVYAQDNELSWINWRDARHHDVLTVFTRSLTRLRAEHPIFRRRRFFTGDPAGDAKLPGIAWLRRDGEPMTEPDWRDDAAHTIIVFLNGEGIPETDALGEQILDDSFLLLFNPSHEQAEFVLPEPAYGQAWEAVVDTADPLLANWADASVKAQESLTLDAHSLLVLRRRY
- a CDS encoding MFS transporter; translation: MNSYRWVVLAVATFTQAASGFFVQGIGALGVQLQFDLGLSAAQLGLLMSAAQLAPLLGLLVAGALLDRFDERWVVGAGAAVVGAALLAGAWAPGYAALLAVLFVVGAGYSTVQPGGSKSVASWFDASRRGTAMGIRQAGLPFGAALASAVLPPLAVAHGWRAACAFGGVIALLGAAAFLLFHRRPPAPLTAAPQNRGVVRSPALIRATLCGISLVSVHCGIGLLTVLHLHEVAGMTAGAAASVLVGVQIAGMTGRIVLAACSDRTRSRQSVVTVSMLAIVAGLALLVTPAGRIPVTASLVFVWLGFFGIGWIGPWIAQVTEAAPPGRTGFVLGLVMAVNQAAIVIVPPVLGALRDVTGGFAAPWALLIAMTAAALAGLLPGRGVPPSGSDRRRGAAAGAGRTHSPARTPTG
- a CDS encoding MOSC domain-containing protein → MSVAALYRYPLKSAQGESLPEAVVETGGLRGDRTWACLDDADGTVGSAKHPRRWGRLLGVGTSLGSALTLRVQGRDVLAGSADADLALSDLLGRPVRLSREVPPNARLHRQLPDEDGMVPEWMAGVGAGQETVTDLSAGKRFLDFADVHIVTTGALAALAASLGRPSVPAARFRPNIVFDAPADPAPGTELRLGEAVLRVISPTPRCAVPGIADPDQLVDRDLLGTLARHHRLTLPGLGRAACFGVYAEVLQPGRLRVGEGLT
- a CDS encoding alpha/beta hydrolase family protein; translated protein: MRKLFTALVAALLLVAAPVTAASAAPRDDGRRSYTGTIDGADYRVEVPQGWNGTLLLYSHGYMPADFGFPQIFVTNAAESEQWLLEHGFALAASEYRNGGIGYLVEPAMRDQLALLDWFEAEVGRPERTVATGQSLGTTIATLLAERNPRRFDGVLTMCGVYDPLNTFNTALDINFTVRTLLAPGQDIDLVPADDPVASREALVAAVGQARTTPQGQARLALAAAFGNVTGWYKSLEPAPADLTGWIQQQTEWITWAKIWGNGPTAFADIERVAGGNPLGNAGVDYARQLQRSDQRETVLRAYRKAGLNLHADLAALAAAPRIVPQRDAVRYLLRYGVATGRTPAPVLSLHTTGDGGAPPDQERWYAEQVHNPADLRQLWVNRGGHCSFSAAEEITALQALLTKLDTGRWPDLRPSRLDAAAGRFDPLYQRVLDLGSMESAVMAPAFTRYHPPVTLRPSR
- a CDS encoding MFS transporter; this encodes MTATTTAPDSSTWAPLRIGVFRMLWLAVFGSQVGTWMQTVGAQWLLLDEENAGTLVSLVQTAGTLPVLLLALPAGVLADSFDRRRLLIGVQMFQLAVGVALTALTLAGEMTPPLLLTLTFALGCGMAMTTPTYQAVIPELVPRPLIPSAASLGAISINLARAVGPAIAGVLVAQAGPAAVFGINAATFLIFAIVLLLWRRDPKEEGAGPEPFVAALRAGGRYVRYSPIMRRLLLRSILFVAPAMALWALLPLLASRRLGLGASGYGLLLAALGAGAVLAAFVMPRIRAALSGTAMLAAASVTYALVLAILAVVRSPLIAVLALIPAGAAWMAVQSNLNAEVQLLLPHWVRARGLATYQTVFFGGQAIGSLAWGVAADRIGLVPAFLIAAALTALGAATLPIAPLLTSRHLNRDPATPWPEPHLAHQPAADAGPVVVQVTYTVPPEREAEFLAATAALRRSRMRTGAVQWGVFRAGETPEQMIELYVVPSWGEHLRQHGGRLTGADEELDRRVRELSATPPEVIHMISADAPLS
- a CDS encoding radical SAM protein, with amino-acid sequence MERRTDLVEDLMARFPHVPREAVIKEDLLRGGLAFDESALTDNENGEVKPKSYFIFSFDHRTLPELGEAALRRPPEEIVLTGGPYDLRRTVVSVRTNPDSPYRVKPDADGRLMLFLDGRAIAEVGLPPMPDYYRHTLANGKQVMEVAPTIQWGYLVYLTVFRVCQYFGAKEECQYCDINHNWRQHKAAGRPYTGVKPVDEVLEALAIIDKHDTLRTSTAYTLTGGSVTSQVGGKAEADFYGQYAQAIEEAFPGRWIGKVVAQALPKADVQRFKDYGIQIYHPNYEVWDKRLFELYCPGKERYVGREEWHRRILDSAEIFGPRNVIPNFVAGIEMAEPFGFTTVDEAIDSTTEGLHYFMSRGITPRFTTWCPEPTTPLGKTNPNGAPLEYHIRLLQAYRATMDEYGLSSPPGYGPPGPGNAVFSVSSFMDSLPAEPA
- a CDS encoding NACHT domain-containing protein, encoding MDFLLGAVAVAVEHLAGRAIDALFKRRGIERRRADREHRSMASGAAESLAGLREHELRALPENDWQAAVLTVRDSLQTAAPAIEREAFAGTLRLDELQQFIEREAAPVVARAGFDDAGLVAYRRMLAQVSTELVDYLRQQLPWLAAVGEQTRDRVEDLHGQVAVVRQGISGLPEQLRRERQDEAAVFEDRYVAQLLRRLDGIELFGLAMGREAEKYPLTEAYVDMKVARVDGNDRDYTGSGIAVGDALADDRRLLLRGGAGAGKTTLLRWLAVTEARRDGPRRFVPLFLPLRRFLGRKLPEPDRMVLAADDVLANEMPLAWGNALLRSGRALVLVDGVDEVPADRRAEVRTWLSELADAFPDARYVVTTRPFAVETAWLAEYEFVTYDLLPMSRRGIGEFLESWHDAAGRRNATDHDSRRRLEETREQLSAVLESNTELRRLAGSPLLCGLICALAQKPYLRLPHDRKGIYEAALDLLLEGWDEQKQPHLGWALSLEKPEQLVLLQRLAYSYVRNQNLLISTEEAVRRIAGHMRGLRSHDAEPEQVLRWILERTGVLREPDDDQVQFLHRTFRDYLAGREIADVGDFDYLLSNAHHSEWYDVVVMAVAYASRRERDRILSDLIARGNRDPRIRDRLHLIAAACLEHVVVTNTDDVREQVHQAAQRLIPPSGPDEAELLARAGSFVLELLPGPDGLTEDQAAAVIRAAALIGGPGAWELIKRFTDVPQQRVVEELLRAWRESDDPAEYAREVLADVDFGDLYLDRNGWREVRDLMYLNRLTSVAVRGDVMPLNPLAAIPSLRRLKLMQNDVVRDLSPLARCRSVRALSLIRCSALRDLSGLAGTTVADLSLFQTPADLSTLRAPQLRVLSIRHPDLRDGLHALPADLPIRALKITNRADDRQLTGLDRFPQVHRLSITGEPTEADLAAIAASSVQVLTVDEPRSLAPFAGLAGSPVLVLWITNALTGESPAELAATLPGIQVYTD